The genomic interval CTTACAGATGTTAACATGGTGATATTACTTTATAgtagaaatacattttattgaaagagtaagtgtttatttttatgttctAGATATAATCACattgtatttttcaaacaaaattcATGCAATGCATGTAAAAATTGATATGATCAGTGTGATtggaacattttctgactttcACTTATCCTGTATATTGTTTATGAATAGACAAGTTTGAAGAGCAACAGCATGTAAGTAAGTAGAGAATAACTGGGGACCCGAGGACTGATCCCAGAGGGACCCCACAGGAAAGAGCTGCATTAGACAAGGCTTCAATTAAAACTGATTTTGTGGGAGAAAtctgaaatcacaaaaacaactgaTTGGTGGggttatgttttggttttgcaacataaatgtgtgataaaaggACAAAAGAACATACCAAAGTGCAGACTCATTGTTGTTAATAACAAGACGCGGCCAAACTGGAGGGCTTTAAAAGTGCATAttaatgatgtttttcttttccaggtTGACATCACTAGTAACAAGCTGTTATTTCCAGACATATGCACACGGCTGAAGTGCTGAAGTTGTTCACTGCAGCTGTCAAAACTTGCAGtctcagaggagaggagggaggaaaaaggagGCAAAGTCTATGCAAAAGTTTCCTCCagagtgtgttagtgtgtgggCGAGACAGTAAATGAGTCTGGTCTTCCCTGAAGGCTCATAGTAGAAGCTATAATGTTCCGAAATGGAAGTCATATACTGCGCGTGggtgtgcacatgcatgagtgtgtgtgtgctacgcTGTTCAGAGGACATCACTGGCTCAGTGGTTCAGTTTTACCACGGCAATAACAGTGGCTGTTGGGAATGCAGCAGTCTCTTGGTCAGCCTCAGCCATGGTGGTAGGAAGGCTATTGTAAATTTCCGGATGTTTATTCGTTAATTTTCTgctgttttatcctccacatgagggtcacggggtgGCCGGAGCCAATccaagctgacatagggcgaaaggcggggtgcaccctggacaggttggcAGTCCACTGCAGGGCCTACAGGacgaacaaccatccactcatattcacacctatggtcaatttagtgtctaattaacctaatctgcatgtttttggacttttggaGGTATCTTGAGTACCCGGAGTGAACCCCCACACATGGgggagagcatgcaaactccacaagGCCCTTGATCAAACCGCTGTTGCCGTGAGACATCAACACTCGCCACTGCGCAACCGTGTGACCCTTCCAGATGTTCAGTTCTGCATTAATCAGCGTTCACTGAGCAGACTTTGGATTTGTTCCAAAGATGATTAGCATTGAGCTTTTCAGTCATGCTCCCAGCCATGTGCTTCTCTGCCTCCTGccttttcactttttcactcaTTAATGCTCCTGCACTCTCTGCACCAACTGTGCTACTTTTGCTTCATTTGTCTCTTgggtgaaatgttttttaagtgcacaATATGTAATTTGTTTGCTGGGCGAGgatctctcaatcaaaacaataacaaaaaacctTGTTTAATGAAGTCAGGAAACAGAGTgggggatcatgggaattgtcgTCACGTTCGATtatcctgtgtttttttatggagaAGTAGTCGTGATCcagaatgaaagaaatgaaaaacaacacactggctaactagtCGTGCCAAATATGTTCTTCCTCGCTCTGACACACTTTGTAGAGGGTTTGCTTGGGAAGTTATAGTAGAGGACAAAGTGGACTACATCATTAAAAGGAGACCATTACTTTGAATAGAGTTATggatttctgtcatttttagatatttatCTAACCCCAAATAAAATAACCTAACCTAACTGCACATAAGCTTCATATAATATATTGATAGAAGCATTGGGTTATAtcagctgttaaaaaaaaatggtttgagTCACTAAATTAAGCAGGAATTGGTGTTCATTTTGTaggtttattttgatttattgattattttcattatttgattatttggcTTCATACTTACTAAAACAGAAAGAAGTGAATATGGAGGAATAGCAAAGTCTCATTTTCTGCCTGTTCATACTACAACTAATtattcatgaaaaataaaaagaaacatacTTGACAAATCGGGAGCTCCACTGGCATTAAGGCAATtagatttaataaataaatgacaatttgCTTGTTATGGTAAATGGTCGGTGTATATAGAGTGCTTTTCTATTCTTGAAGCCTGTTCATAGCTGCAGTTTCACCATTCACCCATTCccccacacattcatacagtgcattgCCCGGGGACACACCGGCAAGTAGACGAGTGTAGCCCCGAATTGAACCccgagttgaaagacaacttgctgcTGCACCACTCAGGCAAAATTAAAGGGCTGGTggaacacacgcacaaacacaccctGATTGCTCATTGTTTTTATCCACCTTCACCAGCAATTAATCACTGTAATGAATCCCCAAGCTTTTCCAATCATGTTTAGAAAATGACATGCTACTTAACATCTTATCTGGTAACCAGTGAAGGGAAACGCATGCAGATGCCCCTGGAGTACTGCGGGAATGTGAATACCCCGCACCACCATCTATCCACACTCTCCAAACCAACTGACACTAACTAATTGACTTGCAGGACATCTTAATAAAACTAAAAGCAGGAAGTGTCATCTAGCCCACTCATTACATTGGCCTAATCCTTTATAGTTAATTAACTTTTTCCCTTCTGTGTCAAACAAAGGAAAATTTATCATATTGTCAAGAGAAGCAAACCTTTCTTACGCTCCTCTCCACCTACAGTACTGTATCTGAAAGGAATATTTAAAGCTGATGGTAGCAAAGAAATACACACAGGGGCCAAACCCATTTGTCACTGTCAGTGAAATATTTACATAGTGAAGCAACATTAAATTAATTGTCATGTCCATAAATTTATAAGACAATCTCCCTGACCAGCACCGCCAACCTCCTTTTATAAATGTACGTGGATCAGTCTTGTCACTACAATTGTCACTTTGCCAGTACCAAAATGTACCAAGCAGACCACAAAAtcatatgtaaaatatgttatGTAAATTGGAAGTTGCATGATGTTGGCCCTCCCTGGCAGTGAAATGGTGATTTACTTCTTCATGCTAAAATCCTGAGCCCTGGCTGCTGTAGCTGCAGATTAAGTCTGTGAGAGGCATAAATAAAAGCTGCAGCAGTGGATAGTGCCAACGCAGGCAATGTAGACCTGcccaggctttgacagaggtgccATTCACCCTGCTGTAAGTGCatgtaccatcaaaataatcttggtgAAATTGTTTGACGGCTGACATCCTCcattgtgtctttattttttattttatttttttatcattttacaaATTTTCAAAGTGAGGTAacagaaaaatatatttatatagttgCAGAACTCCATCATTTATGCAAGTAATATTCAATGatagggagagaaaaaaaaacagcagcaggtaTTTTTAGAGTTGAAAGTTACCAGTTTCTTGAGCTTCATGCAACATCACACACTGCATGCTCTGCTGTGATCACATGAACCAGCGATGTGGGCTGCACTATAATGATGCCACAGTAAATCACTGCTACATTGGGTTGCGTTGGTTGATTGGTGACTGGGTCAGTGAGTGAGCAAGTAGTTGATTGGTAACTATGTCTTATATACCATGAGTATTTACTTCTACCTCAAATCTTATTATTAATCCCTTTTTTGTATGTATATTCCCATATCAGTTTATACATCttggttttatttgtcttttgctATTATTTATGTTGACATATGGTGTTCGGAAATTTTGTGGCTTTGCCTTTGTGTTTATCTTGTTCCTTTCCCTGATTATTAAttctgtttttgctttgtttgtcaaAGCACGTtgtaaacttgtgttttttaagGTGCCACacgaaaaaaaatgattattatattttgaattCAGCCGGTATAATTTCATGCACATTTGAAATGTCTTTGAAAGACTttgaaatgcacaaaaaaatggTGTCTCTGCAAAGTGGTAGTTCTGGAATGGTTCAAATCGAGTATCTCATTAATTCAGAAAGATAATAATTGAAGTAAATGCTATGTGCTTATCACAGTGCCAACGGATATTGGGCTGTTAATCACATGTCTGTCGAAAGGTTTGCTTGACAGTCTTCAAACCTGACAGGTGACATACGACAACAGATATTGGTAGAAATACAGCAGATATATCGTTAAAAGAGCTGTGTCCCTAAAagagctgcaaaaaaaacaacattgaatCCTTTGTCTGTCATAACACATGGTATATTAACAAAGGTAAGTGATGATTTCCTTGTGACCAATCAACAGtgtgtctagctccaccctttAGGTGCCAGACCCCTCTGCTGCGTATCCCCAACGGAAAGGTGGGACATATGAATATTACACCAAACTGACCTGAACTGTAGCACTTGGTGGAAATTGGGCATAAAAGTAAAAGGATGAATTATTCTACAGATAATATAGAGCAGATGTGTCAAACtagtggcccgcgggccgcatgcagccctccaatcgattacatgcggcccactacttgatatcatgttataatgaaaacatggcccacgACCTCACCTTCTTTTAAACATAGTGTGTcgctgaggcacagctgccagttaGGTGATAGAAAATagacaaaatataatatatgtttttataacagtaataataagacattcagtcAGAATTATCACACACATTCAACTACGTATATAAATAAGCCTGTAAGGGTTTTTAATTATAGTGaaccacattattatttacgtAATTTCAATtccatgtctctgtttttgatattaatagattcaATTTGCAtcagaaatatgtttttattttgaagtatatgtccttgtatatgtatatgtcattccatatcaaaacaagcacttttactttttaaattctgGGAAATATCATCATGAGTATCTTAATTGGGATATCATGAtgcaatattgtgttttaaatttaagcttgcgctactgaacagttgtttttttcccacttatTGTTCTCTAGACTGGCTCCCTCTTGACCAGATTAGACACTctttggcccccaggtcatttgagattGATTATAGAGGATGGTCAGAAACATGgttgttttaaataattcttCATTAAATGGTAACAAACTCATTCTTCCATTTTAGGCCACGGATGACAAATATATCAAAAATCTGTCTGAGACATGGACCATGTCACTTCTTCAACAAGCACCTAACAGTCTGTGTCATTTGTAATGTACAGATTACATTGTtaacacctctctctctctctctctctctctctcactcactcacttcatCCAGGCCATGGAACCAAAGGAGTGTTCGAGCTGCTCGCAGGCTGGAGGAGAACGAGGGAAAACCTACCCTTCAAAGAGCGCGTGGCAGATGCTTTTGCTGACGTGATGGTCTGCTACACCATGACCAGCTCACTCTACATCATCACCTTCGGTATGGGAGCTAGCCCTTTCACGAACATCGAGTCGGTGAAAATCTTCTGCCAGAGCATGTGCGTTGCTATACTGGTCAACTACTTTTACGTGTTCTCTTTCTATGGCTCGTGCCTGGTGTTTGCCGGACAGCTGGAGCAGAACCGCTACCACAGCGTTTTCTGTTGTAAAATCCCCTCAGTGGAGTATCTGGACCGCCAGCCCACGTGGTTTAAAACTATGATGAGCGATGGACATGACCTGTCCACGCACCATGACAGTGTTCCGTACCAGAATCACTTCATCCAGCACTTCCTGCGAGAACACTACACAGAGTGGATAACAAACACTTATGTCAAGCCCTTTGTGGTAATTCTCTATCTCATCTATGCCTCTTTTTCGTTTATGGGATGTTTACAAATCAGTGATGGATCGAATATAGTGAACCTGTTGGCTAGTAACTCTCCGAGTGTTTCTTATGCGCTGACTCAGCAGAAATACTTCAGCAACTACAGTCCTGtgatcggattttacatttatgAGCCCATCGAGTACTGGAACTCCACGGTGCAGGAGCACCTGAAGACTCTAAGTCATGGTTTCAACAAGATTTCGTGGATGGACAACTTCTTTCACTACCTGCGGGTGGTGAATGTTAGTGCGTCAACAAAGGGCGACTTCATCAACATCCTTAAAGGCTCCTTCCTGCGTAGCCCAGAGTACCAGCACTTCACTGAGGACATCATCTTTTCGAAAAACCGCGACACCGATGAGTTTGACATAATCGCGTCACGGATGTACCTGGTGGCACGGACAACTGAGAAGAAGCGCGAGGAGGTGGTGGAGCTTCTGGAAAAGCTCCGTCCATTGATGCTCATCAACAGCATCAAGTTCATTGCCTTCAATCCCACGTTTGTTTTCATGGACCGCTACAGCTCCTCCGTCATCTCCCCCATCCTGACCTCAGGCTTCAGTGTACtcaccatcctcatcctcacttTCTTCCTGGTCATCAATCCCTTAGGGAACTTCTGGCTCATCCTCACAGTTACATCTGTGGAACTGGGTGTCTTGGGTTTGATGACCCTTTGGAACGTTGGCATGGACAGCATCTCAATCCTGTGCCTTATTTATACCCTCAACTTTGCAATGGATCACTGtgcaccacacttgtacacttTTGTGCTGGCCACTGAGCACACTAGGACGCAGTGCATTAAGTTGGCACTGGAGGAGCACGGGGCTGCCATCCTGCAGAACACATCCTGCTTTGTGATTGGGATAATGCCCCTGGTGTTTGTGCCTTCCAATCTGACCTACACACTGTTCAAGTGCTCCCTTCTCACCGCAGGTTGTACTGTGCTGCACTGCTTCGTCATCCTGCCGGTCTTCCTGACCTTTTTCCCGCCatccaaaaagagacacaagaaaaagaaacgGGCCAAGCGGAAAGAGCGTGAGAGAGAGCGGGAACGGGAaagggagagggaaagagaaagggaggagaTAGAATGCATTGAGGTCAGAGAGAATCCAGATCATGTGACAAATGTTTGAAGAGATGTTAACCGTGCATATCAGTGGGTCAGTTACTGGTTAATGTGAGGTGTTCTCCACTTGTGAGAAACCTCTGGAAATGCAGGGGGAAGTCGATGCATCCCCTGTGGAGTGGACACCTGTCACTCCCAACCAACAGCAGCTAAGCTGGCCAGAGTAGAGTGCAGCGCCACTGGTCAGTCCTTCAGTCTGGACAGTGTATCTCATTTGCACAAACTGTAACATGCTCTCGGTTCTAAAGCTCTTTCCCAACTATTtggaattttaaaaaaaaacaagtacgTTGGCAGAACCTATGCTTGCTAAATCTGTAGGTATATTCTAAAAGTACAGTATGCTAGTCCATTTCAATATTAGCGATTCTATGTTCATCTCATGCAGCCCTTATCACAAAAGACAGTAAGCGAGGATCAGAGCAGTCTGTTAAACAAAGTGTGCGTGTACACGTTGGTAAAAGTGGATAGAGTTATAACACAAAAGTGCACAGATTAAGGTTGTGCAGATGACAACTGTGACCGCACCTCCCTCCTCACACACTGATAACagcaaaagtaaacaaaaaaacaaattctgtgGAAAGAGAGCGAAACTGCGGACCTGGAAGCACACTGCATGCTTAAATCTCAACAGGAAAAATAGCTGAACAGCTGAACTGGGCAGATGGCATACACTGTGTCTATTATGAAGAATTATCTTGCACATTGCTTTATGTCAAGGTTCATGTAAGCAGGAGGCAAATATTTCTTCTTCATTCCAGAAGTCATGTACAGTCTTAGACAATGGCAAAATGAACTAACATTTGGGGAGTGAGTAATAAGTAACTGTTGTACAGCCATATTTAAAAGGCAGTAAACCCGAGTACATACGAGTACTCATATAAGAGTTAATCCCAAATTGTTCTTGCAGACCAGTAAACCCGAAAGTGAAGAGTGAGTATGTCAGACTGTCTAGCAGACTGGAACATTTCTGTGAGAGAACAAATATCTCTGTGATCGGCTCACGAAAGCTCGCTGGCATGGCACTGGTAATTGGAGAGGGTCTGAATGTGATTCAATACTAGAAATGGTGCCAAATGGTGTACACAACCTTTTGTCCGTCagatttgtataaaaaaaaacaaacaaacaaaaaaaatctatcccAGTACATTTGAACTTTGTCCCAGCTCATTTCCGTGATTGCTGTTCAGTGttgttcaggtttttgaagCAAATTATGTAAGAGATTTTAAATGAAGCAGTGAGGCACTTGTGTAAAAGGTTTTGAGATCAAACTGAAATTGAAAGAGCTAAAGAGAAAGTTGGATCGAGTTGAAGTTGATTTCGCTCCAGATATATTCAAATTACATTTCCGATTAtactgacatttaaacaaattacCTAAAGTTCAGCCCTGCGTTAAAGTAAGGGCAGTTTAAAACTGTGTGTTATAATAAGCAgtgcatattttgttttttttttgtttttatatacatagTTTTCTTTTATCAGCCTCTACACTGATGTGGATATTTCAAGTGGAACAATTGTAAAATTGGGGTTGATCATGCATGGTCAAAGAGAAACATCCACATTTCATGCTGTTTCTTCCGGCTGCGCAGAATTTTCTAGCCTTTTCagctcattttttttgttgttccaCCCACAatgtaaagctgctgtcagtcatGTCAACCTTTAGATAACCTTTGACTAACATCCTGTTTGTagcagagagactgagagacccACAGTACAGTGGAAACACTCAATCAGGGATAGCTGTCAGAATAAAGGCCCTTTTTAACattcatttaatcaaagtacaacactgacagcagctttaaatggtTCAATTCATTCTAACAACTGTCATCAACAGCATTTGCAGCAGCTTTTGTTGAAGTAAAACACTTTATCAATGCACTCCTATCTTACCCACCCTGCACTTAAAGCAATCAAATGAAACCACAAGCAGAGAAGTGAAAAGAGCTTGACATTTTCC from Solea solea chromosome 17, fSolSol10.1, whole genome shotgun sequence carries:
- the ptchd4 gene encoding patched domain-containing protein 1, which codes for MCFIGGNGASASRILWRMLRQVIHRGLKASFYWLGLFVSRHPVFFLTVPAVLTIIFGSTVLSRFKPETDLEVLVAPTHSLAKIERSLANSLFSIDQSKHKLYSDLHTPGRYGRLILLAKSGGNILELADQVLQVHKQVLDLRVNYKGFNYTFAHLCVLSYRDKRCLLDDIITIFEDIRQAVLSNSTFHKVPVSYPNTTLKDGRVSFIGHQLGGVSYSPNSRDQQVKFARAVQITYYLRNHGPVVQDAIAERWENEFCALVSRLSTAEAPNAPDQLHIQSLTSFSLWRDFHQTGVLAKGEVLVSLVLVLLAATISSSMRDCLRGKPFLGLLGVLTICIANVTAAGIFFISDGKFNSTLLGIPFFAMGHGTKGVFELLAGWRRTRENLPFKERVADAFADVMVCYTMTSSLYIITFGMGASPFTNIESVKIFCQSMCVAILVNYFYVFSFYGSCLVFAGQLEQNRYHSVFCCKIPSVEYLDRQPTWFKTMMSDGHDLSTHHDSVPYQNHFIQHFLREHYTEWITNTYVKPFVVILYLIYASFSFMGCLQISDGSNIVNLLASNSPSVSYALTQQKYFSNYSPVIGFYIYEPIEYWNSTVQEHLKTLSHGFNKISWMDNFFHYLRVVNVSASTKGDFINILKGSFLRSPEYQHFTEDIIFSKNRDTDEFDIIASRMYLVARTTEKKREEVVELLEKLRPLMLINSIKFIAFNPTFVFMDRYSSSVISPILTSGFSVLTILILTFFLVINPLGNFWLILTVTSVELGVLGLMTLWNVGMDSISILCLIYTLNFAMDHCAPHLYTFVLATEHTRTQCIKLALEEHGAAILQNTSCFVIGIMPLVFVPSNLTYTLFKCSLLTAGCTVLHCFVILPVFLTFFPPSKKRHKKKKRAKRKEREREREREREREREREEIECIEVRENPDHVTNV